The stretch of DNA actattttaacctaatcgatttgccaatcgattgtataaatatgtctttcaaaatcttttaagaaatcgatttggaaatcgattggcagagaggcaggaactcaacAAAACTGCCNNNNNNNNNNNNNNNNNNNNNNNNNNNNNNNNNNNNNNNNNNNNNNNNNNNNNNNNNNNNNNNNNNNNNNNNNNNNNNNNNNNNNNNNNNNNNNNNNNNNNNNNNNNNNNNNNNNNcaatcgattggctcagcagaagtccttattttgagttagataatcgattgctcaattgatttatcaatgctttggtcagttatgtattacttgattgtttgagaacttcattttgatttcatttttaattggcaagcattacatgaacttttagcatatgagaaatctttttaaggtgcatgcttagttgaaaagttattttgagcatttaaaaacttaaatgttatgtgttaactgttaatttcggctggtgaccctttacaattattgtggaaatatgggctttgccctcagatgagagtcaagacgatcctaccggttcgtacccgaCGGActggaatggagatgggaacgcttgactgcagctacgttaggaggatctcacggggcgcgtggagatcactcagggtgtatagttttttggtaggatgatcagattaggttgatgtatagggactagacgtccttctttttgggttggagtattttaatttggaaaactgtacttatactaatattgtcagtttgacatcttaattgaatgggttccatgtaccatttgttgctgtgtaaatgctttggatttttatttggagaaacttttctgctgcttgtaaattataacgactcaattatttatccaaaggcatttccttgtttatttctctgttttagtttaatttctttttaaaaaaaaatacaccctcgcttcgaaaaacggggcgttacatagttcgtcgaataagtgcataagtgttactaaattttgattttaggtcatttttgttttggttatgtttctttctatcaattttagttcttatatatgtagtttgtcAAATAAGTAGTTCGTCCAAaaagtctcaataaattaatattttaggttattttggtctttactaggttaagggattagggtttagggtttaggttttatggtttaagggtctatgtctattctagtccattttggttttaaccaatgtatttcatgatataattaaaagcataattctcaatggatatagattttaggtcattttgttgtttactaggtggaatctagtccattttgtttctaaaacagtgtagttcgtctaataagtgcaaaatattcaatatattaaaattttaggtcattgtggaatttgttatgttttttgttgttgtccattttagttgttaatcaatgtaatccaacctattagtgcaaaagtgtcacttgatttagggttttaagattaagggttaagggtctaggtctattctagttcattttggttcttaataaatgtagttcgtcgaataagtgcataagtctcattagatttatattttaggttattttggtttttgatatgtttcattttgtccattttagttcttattcattgcagttcgtccaataagttgaaatgtctcaatgcattaataatctaggtcattttcgtctttactaggttaagggattagggtttagtgcttatggtttaaggtttagggttaacgATTAAGGATCTAagtctattatagaccatttcttttcttaatcaatgtagttcgtcgaattaGCGCATCAATCTAACTGGTTTTAGATTTTAGTTATTTtcgtttttgatatgtttctttttgtacaatttttttcttattcattgtagttcgtccaataagtacaaaagtcaaaatgcattaatattttaggtcattttggtcttttttaggtttagggattagagtttaggttttaggatttaggtcttctgtgtttggttttaggattttgatttttggtttttggtttttggttttaggttttaggttttaggttttagggtttagggattagggtttagggtatagggtttagggtttagggtatagggtatagggtttagggtttagggttcagggtttatggtttatggtttatggtttacggTTTATGagttatggtttagggtttagggtttagtgtttagggtttagggtttaggctttaggatttagtgttttggattttgggtttatggtttaggctTTAGTATTTTGGGGTTCGCGTTTAttgttaagggttaagggtctaggtcatatctagtccattttgtttcttaatcaatgtagttcgtcgaataaatGAAAAAGACTAAatatatctagtccattttgtttctaaaactatgtagttcgtctaataagtgaaAAAgaatcaatatattaaaattttaggtcattttggaatttgttatgttttttatttttgtccattttagctgttaatcaatgtagttcaacctattagtgcaaaattgtcacttgatttagatttgaggacgttttggtttttgatatgtttcttttttcccgttttagttcttattcattttagggtttagggtttgggatttagggtttaagattaagggttaagggactaggtctattctagttatttttggttcttaataaatgtagttcgtcgaataagtgcataagtctcattggattttgattttaggttatttttgtttttggtatgcttctttttgtcattttagagtttaggttttaggatttaggtcttcagtgtttggttttaggattttggtttttggtttttggttattggttttatgttttaggttttagggtatagggtttagggtctagggtttatggtttatggtttagggtttaggctttaCGATTTAGTGctttgtgtttcgggtttatcactaaaagaaaacaagatttttgtgagggccaaaagctCTCCCAAAGGGCTAAAAGCAGCCACAAATGGgctatttgtggcggcctaaggcAGCCACATATAAGCTGGTCACaaacttttgtgagggcttttgcagccacaaaaggctGCATTTGTGAGGgtctttgcagccacaaaagtctgcctttgtgagggcatagaCAGCCACAAAGGACagactgattttaaaaaattcagcctttgtgagggcctaggccgccacaaaatccctcctttgtgagggtttaggccgccacaaagtacctccagattaaaaaataaatattttgtgagggcttaggccgccacaaaatattacgtatattaaaaaattaatttttttaaattcaaaattaattttgtattataattttatatataataaattaatataaattaaaatttataatttataatttaaatttaaattgtaattaaattaaaattataaataaattaaaattataattaaatttaaaatataatatcatgataaattaaatttaaaataaaatatttaaattataattataattaaagattaatttaaattacaaataaaacaaaattaaaattaaaattaaaattaaaattaaaattaaaattaaaattaaaattaaaattaaaattaaaattaaaattaaaattaaaattaaaattaaaattaaaattaaaattaaaattaaaattaaaattaaaattaaaattaaaattaaaattaaaattaaaattaaaattaaaattaaaattaaaattaaaattaaaattaaaattaaaattaaaattaaaataaaattaaaattaaatattaaaattaaaataaatattatctataaaaatataataatacaaataattaaattaattaccacaaaatcaaataaaacatgcattccaaaattaacaaataatgtcttacaaacccaaaatttataaataatgtcttacaaacccaaaattaaacatataataattaactaagacaacataattaatatgtgttcatacaacccaaaaataaattatgaaatttggaGACGGTACTTGCTGCTgttgggagtattgagagtaattttgttgctgctggaatagtggttgttgaggcaagtattgaggccgaggcggaaactgctgatgaaacacacgaggaaatgaaaattgttgttgttgaaattgttgttgctgctgaaactgcTGATGCTGCTCTTGAAACCTTTGTTTCCATttctcattcaatttatcaattgcggcttgtatcagctgttgtgtcttttcttcttgctcacttgcccattgcttctttaactggtcaagatcattatctatcgacggacggtgagatcgatccgtactagcataagaagaagacgtctcagtttgaatatagccggttggacctttcacaaaggttgatgataaactaTTGGCACCCAACACACaccctttgtacttgccaccactgatgtGCATAAAATTTGCGGgctcatattgtttccgctgcactggaccagctcgctgagcaggaggaagagtagcttgatgatcatcccattctttcatgatttgttgaagttgttcctatattaacaataaaagaataaaaaaataaaatagttaataattaatatataataatttataggtctaattaatatataacaattaatatataataattacctgaatattttttgataattcatcagtatactcatttgtttcaggattaacatgaagatagcgatgtatctcagcctgagtgacctcccttccaagttgcttttcctaaaatattaaattaatgtcaagtttataagttggtgaaatgtgatgattaattgaatataaattaatagatatatattataaataataataaattaccatataatatttaatttctccagcagacatggaacctcccttatgagtactggtacccctctcagatgctctattaatctttgctttttctttcttctgtttgtaagcatctgtgttccatttcctccacaaagcagtccaaacattttcaccaatccaattaggcTGTTTTTCCTCGcccttattacgtgcgtaagCCAACATAGATGAGAGACGCTTTAAAAAGCGGTGGTCAAATGAAGCCAAAACCGcggcatcatgctctcttttccaagtacatttagtctgttgtttgtttaaatatacaaaatattaaaaatataattagtaattcagtaaattaatcaaatgtataaataaatagtaattaaataaattaatctaatgacttactttgaaacaatgtaaaaactgatcaacttccctaatttgaggtgtcttatcctcttttatctcaccccaagacaaccatggttttttatatttctcttgtatgacttcagcaattgcctttgcagatgatttaaaaggaagatatcttcaaagtttatatgcaaattaaatataaaaataaattaataaaattaataatgtatttacattgcaataataatgaaatatttaatcaatcatagtttacatacccatctccttctggaatgatgacaatgcggttgtagcaatcaacacatccgggatccattatttcgtctaaggtataaggctctactgggacctccggatatagaggaatagctccaccactagtaccaatggacggcatcggcatgagagatgggtcattaacaacacgtttagcaacttttttcttaccacgtgatgttttggatattcctcgtattgccgccgttcctgttcctcccgatccatccgaacctcctgatcctcctgcagatcctcctactcccgacactgaagccatgtctatatatatatatatccatatccatacatatatataatataatatatgtgtgtatacaattaacataagattaattaataatgaagtatacataaataaattataacactgacataaataaagaaatatatataaaatataaaaatatatatataaggtgtcgttcatttcaattacaatatataatattatagatatagatacacacatatatatatataattaattaattgtcttcgtcttcgtcttcgtcatcatcgtcgtcgtcatttgatgagtgaattaagtcattgccttcatcattctctaattcatctatttcttgttcatcaacttcttctccaatgtgtgactcatgacaaagttgactaatagtctcatctccaatcacatgatccaaatttgacatttcatccatttgaaatgcaacttcttcattttgacctgcttcaacttcttcgattccactcgttggtcttgttttgattgcagcacaccaactttgtttgcttctgacagttgatggataaggaacataatacacttgtcttacattatgggccaAGGAAAATGGATCAAATCGTGGATATGTTTTGCTCATACGAATATCTACaatattggatatcaaatttattttagttcctctgctagatggatcaaaccacttacagtaaaacaacaccacttttttcgcataatctaggaacgtgtagtcaatttcgtaaatatgctcaattatgccatagaaatcttctactacaccactatcagagacacttttcatacaaactccactattaattgtttcttttcc from Cicer arietinum cultivar CDC Frontier isolate Library 1 chromosome 3, Cicar.CDCFrontier_v2.0, whole genome shotgun sequence encodes:
- the LOC140919661 gene encoding uncharacterized protein; protein product: MLIVYTHILYYIYVWIWIYIYIDMASVSGVGGSAGGSGGSDGSGGTGTAAIRGISKTSRGKKKVAKRVVNDPSLMPMPSIGTSGGAIPLYPEVPVEPYTLDEIMDPGCVDCYNRIVIIPEGDGYLPFKSSAKAIAEVIQEKYKKPWLSWGEIKEDKTPQIREVDQFLHCFKVSH